The DNA segment CGCCCGCTGCTGGCGGGCCTCGCCGTGTACGTCGTCGCCACCGCGCTCTGCGCACTCGCGCCCAACATCGGGTTCCTGGTCGCCTTCCGGCTGGCGCAGGGCCTCGCGGGGGCGGCGGCGATCGTGATCGCGAGGGCGGTCGTACGCGACCTGTACGACGGCGTGGCCATGGCCCGCTTCTTCTCCACCCTCATGCTGATCTCCGGGGTCGCCCCGATCGTGGCGCCGCTCATCGGCGGCCAGGTCCTGCGGGTGACGGACTGGCGGGGCGTGTTCGTCGTGCTGACGGTGGTCGGGGTACTGCTCGCCGCCCTCGTCTGGCGCAGGCTCCCCGAGACCCTGGCGCCGCAGGACCGGCACAGCGGCGGGGTCGGTGAGGCCCTGCGGGCCATGCGCGGGCTGCTCGCCGACGGCGCCTTCACCGGGTACGTGCTGGCCGGCGGGTTCGCCTTCGCCGCGCTGTTCGCCTACATAGCGGCGTCGCCGTTCGTGATCCAGGAGATCTACGGAGCCTCGCCGCAGACCTTCAGCCTGCTGTTCGGGCTCAACTCCGTCGGGCTGGTGATCGTCGGCCAGATCAACGGCAAGGTGCTGGTGGGGCGGGTCAGTCTGGACCGGGTGCTCGGCGCGGGGCTGGCCGTGGTGACCCTGGCCGCGACCGCGCTGCTGCTGATGTCGCTGGGCGTCTTCGGCGAGGTCGGGCTGGTACCGGTGGCGGCGGCCCTCTTCGTCCTGATGTCCGCGATGGGCGTCACCCTGCCCAACACCCAGGCCCTCGCCCTCCTGCGCACCAAGCACGCCGCCGGGTCCGCCTCCGCGCTGCTCGGCACGTCCTCATTCCTCATCGGCGCCATCGCCTCGCCCCTCGTGGGCATCGCCGGAGAGGACACCGCCGTCCCGATGGCCGTCGTCCAACTGGCCGCAGCACTGGTGGCGCTGGCCTGCTTCATGGGACTGTGCCGTCCCTGGAACAGCCGTGCGGGTGCGGAGGGAGCAGAGAGCTGAGCGCGCCGAGACTGCGCGGGGACACGCCGGAGAGGGCCGGACTCGACCCCGAGGAGATCCGTCAGCTCGTCCGCGAGGTCCACGACCTCACGACCGGCTCCCGCCCCTGGGCGGCCGGCGTCGTGCTCGTCGTCGGGCGGGGGCCCTACCTCGCCGTCGAGGAGGCCGTGGGCTGGGCCGTGCGGTACGCCTCCTACGACGGGGAGAAGGACGCCGGGGTGGAACTGCCGCCCGAGGCGCAGGTCCCGATGACCACGTCGACGCCCTTCGACCTCGCCTCCCTCACCAAGCTCTTCACCTCGGTCGCAGCGGTGCAGCAGATCGAGCGCGGCACCCTGGGCATCGACGCGCGGGTCGGGGCGTATCTGCCGGACTTCCGCGCCGCGGCCCGGCATGACGTCACGGTGCGTCAGCTGCTGACCCACACCTCGGGGATGCGGCCCGAACTGCCGCTGTACGACTGCGCGGACGACGCGGCGCGGCTGGAGCGGCTGCGGGCGGAGCCGCCGGTGGGGGTGCCGGGGACGTACTGCTACTCGGACCTCAACCTGCTGTTGCTGCAGCACGTGCTCGAACGCATCACCGGCCGCACGCTCGACGTCCTGATCCACGACGGGATCACCCGGCCCCTGGGCATGACGTCGACCCATTTCGGCCCCTGCCCCGGCGCGGCGGCGACCGAGGACCAGCGGCGGCCGTGGGCCAAGGCGGACCGGGGGATGCTGCGGGGCGTCGTCCACGACGAGAACGCCTGGGCGCTGGGCGGGGTGGCGGGCCACGCCGGCCTCTTCGCCACGGGACGTGACCTTGCGGTCTTCTGCCGGGCCCTGCTCTCCGGCGGCGCGTACGGGCCCGCCCGGATCCTCGGTCCGGACTTCGTGGAGCTGCTGCTGTCCGAGCCCGGGCTGGGGTTCGCGGTGGATCAGCCGTGGTTCATGGGGGAGTTGGCGGGGCGGGGGGCTGCGGGGCATACCGGGTTCACGGGGACGTCGCTGGTGGTGGACCCGGTGACGGACACCTTTGTGGTGCTGCTGGCGAATGCGGTGCATCCGCGGCGGCGGGCGGCTGACAGCAGGCCGCGGGCGAGGGTGGGGACGAGGGTGGCGCGGGCTGTGCGGGGGTTGTAGCGGGGGCTGTGGGGGAGAGGCTGATTTTTAGTGCCGGTCCAGGCCTTTCAGCCCGTCCGGCGTCGGCCTCGTAGAATTGCCGGGTGAACGACCCAGTATCCCCGGCGGACGCCCTGCGCGGCAGCCTCGCCACCCTCCTCGACGGCCTCCCGCCCCGCCAGGCCGCGCAGGCGGTGGAGCGGCTGATCGCCAGCTACCGGGGCGCCACCCCCACCGACGCCCCCATCCTCCGCGACCGCGCCGACGTGGCGGCCTACGCCGCGTACCGGATGCCCGCGACCTTCGAGGCGGTCCACTCGGCGCTGGAGGCGTTCGCACGGGCCGTACCGGACTGGACCCCCGGCAGCCACACCGACGTCGGCGGCGGAACCGGCGCCGCGACCTGGGCCGTCACCGCGACCTGGCCGGGCGAGCGCAGCGTCACCGTGCTGGACTGGGCCGAGCCCGCCCTGCAGACCGGCAGGGAGATCGCCGCCGCCAACCCGGCGCTGCAACAGGCCCGTTGGCAGCGCGCCCGCATCGGCTCGGCGCTCACCCTCGACCCCATCGACCTCGTCACCGTCTCCTACGTCCTCAACGAGCTCACCGCCCCCGACCGCACCACCCTCCTCGACACCGTGGCGTCCGCCGCACAGGCCGTCGTGATCGTCGAACCCGGCACCCCCGACGGCTACGCCCGCGTCATCGAGGCCCGCGACCACCTGATCGGCGCCGGATTCCGCATCGCCGCCCCCTGCCCGCACAGCGCCGGCTGCCCGATCGTCCCCGGCACGGACTGGTGCCACTTCTCGGCAAGGGTCAGCCGCTCCTCCCTGCACCGCCAGATCAAGGGCGGCTCCCTCGCCTACGAGGACGAGAAGTTCAGCTACGTCGCCGCCACCCGCCTCCCGGTCGCCCCGGCCCCCGCCCGTATCGTCCGCAAGCCGCAGATCCGCAAGGGCCAGGTCCTCCTCGACCTGTGCGAGACCGAACCGGCCCTGCGCCGCACCACGGTCACCAAGCGCCACGGCGACCTCTACAAGGCGGCCCGCGACGCGCACTGGGGCGACGAGTGGCCGCCGGCGGCCGACTAGGACGTGCGCTCGCCCTCCTCAGCCTCCTCAGACTCCTGGGGCTCCCGGGACACCTCCGTCCTGTCCTCCTGCTCGGCGTTCCTCTCCTGGAACTTGCGCAGCAACTCCCGTTTCTGCGCATCGGTGTCCACCCCGCCGATCCGACCCCCGCGGTCGCCACCGCGCAGCGCCTTGCGGTCGAGGTTCCGACGTGTGCCGCCGACTCCCAGCATGTTTCCGCCGCCTCGGGCCATGGTGGGCTCCTTCCATCGCTTGATCACCGACAAGTGAGTTACGAGACGTATCGTCTCGATTCACTACTCCCTCAGAGTCCAGCGAGACGCTCCGTCTTGTCAACCTGGTAAATTCGAGCCATGGCAGCTCAGAAGTCCGCTCAGCCCGCACCCAACAGCACCCGCCGGAGCGAGAAGTCCCGCCGGGCCATCTACGACGCCGCCCTCGCCCTCGTCGGGGAGGTCGGCTACCCCAGGACCACGATCGAGGGCATCGCCGCCCGGGCCGGCGTCGGCAAGCAGACGATCTACCGCTGGTGGTCGTCGAAGGCGGACGTCCTGCTGGAGGCCTTCCTCGACCTGAGCGAACAGGCGTCCCGGGACGCGGGCCCGGAGTACGAGTTCGCCATCCCGGACACCGGCGACCTCGCCGCCGACCTCAAGGCTGTGCTGCGCCTCACCGTCGACCAGCTGAAAGACCCCAGCTTCGAGATCCCGTCCCGCGCCCTGGCCGCCGAGGGCGTGGTCAACGAGGAGCTCGGCCGGGTCTTCGTGGCCAAGCTCCTCGCACCCTCGCTCCAGCTGTACGTCGACCGGGTGCGCGCCGCCCAGGAGGCCGGCCAGGTCCGGCAGGACGTCGATCCGCGCATCGCCCTCGAACTCTGGGTCTCCCCCCTTGCCCAGCGCTGGCTCCAGTACACGGGCCCGATCACGTACGAGTACACGGACACCCTGGTCGACTACGCCCTGCACGGCATCGCCCCGCGCACGCGGTAAGGGCGTAATTACCGCCGAAGCAGCGCATTGCTGATGATCCACGTGCTGTGTACGCCTCGCCCCACCTGGCCCGGTTGTCCGCTACGGCCCCCCGAAGCGCACGATGGTGGGACCATAGGGCATGCTGTTCCGCACGACAGCGAGGCGAGGGGATAGATGAGCGCGGAGTTGGGCCGGACCGGCCTGCAGGGCAAAATCTCCCAGTGGCTGCGCGGCCGCCGCCCCAAGGAGGCCGCCGGCGACGGTGGCCGGGAGGCCCTGCTGCTCGCCGCCGCGGCGGTGGGACTGCCGCTCGCGCCCGCCGCGCACCCGGCCGGCTACCGATGTTCCTGTGATCGCGTCGGCTGTCCCACGCCCGCCCGGCACCCCGTGTCCTTCGCCTGGCAGACGCAGTCCACCACCGACCGCGCCCAGATCGAGCGCTGGGCCCGCCACCAGCCGCAGGCCAACTTCATCACCGCCACCGGCATGGTGCACGACGTCATGGACGTCCCCGTCGAGGCCGGGCTCGAGGCGCTGCAGCGGCTGCTTGACGCCGGCATCGAGGTCGGCCCGGTCGCCGAGAGCGACGACGGCCGTCTGCTGTTCTTCACCCTCACTCGCGGCACCCCCGAGGACGAGGACGAGTGGTGGCCCTGCGAGCTGGACTGCCACCCCGAGACCATGGACGAGCACCCGGGACTGCGCTGGCACTGCCGCGGCTCCTACGTCCTCGTACCGCCCGCGCAGCTGCCCGGTGACCAGACCGTCCACTGGGTACGCGGCCTCGAACACCCGCTGCCCGACCCGCTCAGCCTCCTGGAGATCCTCACCGACGCCTGCGCCCGCTACGTCGGCGAGGAGCCCGACCACGTCTCCGCGGCCTGGCCCCTGCGCCGCCACTGAGTCCCGGCCGCGCGCTACTCGCCCTTCGCCGACGTCATCCCCTGGATCCGGCCGATGACCTGGACCTTTCCGGAGCCCTTCGGGTCCAGCGCCACCTCGGTGGAGACGAACTCCATCGTCAGCGACTGCTTGATCTCGCCGTTCGTCAGCGCCAGCACGCCCTTGCTCGGGGTGGGGACGGCCGCGCCCGTGTGGGCGGTCTCCTTCTCGTAGTGGCGCGTGGTGAAGAACACCAGCGCCCCGCCGTCCTTCGTGCGCAGCGCCAGCGGCTGGTAGTCGCCGCTCGTCAGCGGCTCGTCGATGTACTGCCTGACCAGGCCCGGCCGCTCGGCCTTCTGTGACCGCTCGGTACGCCAGGTGCTGGTGTGACGGCCGCCTGCGAAGGTGTCCCCGCCGTCCTTGAGGTAGGTCGCGTAGTCCTTGCTCAAGTCCTTAGGCGCCACGGCCAGTTCGGTGGAGTTCGCGGAGACGGCCTCGGCCCAGCCGTCCTTGTCCGTCTTGAACTCCGGTACGTCATCGGGGGCCAGCAGCGTCAGATACGCCGCCTCCCACGGATCGGCCAGACTGTCGCGGCTGAACACGAACACCCAGCGGGCGGTGCCGCCCTTGTTGGCGGCCGCGTCGGCCACGAACCAGCGTGGCCAGCCCGCCTTCTTGGGGATCGTGAACGTGGTGTCCGACAGCTCCAGCGGCGTGTGCGCCGCGTTGCCCTCGGGACTGACCGCCTTGCCCGCCTTCAGCCGCGCCTCGTCGATGGCGCCGAAGGCGCCGGTGACATGGTCGGCGTCCAGGGAGCTGTCGTAGGCCTTGTCGGCCTTGTTGTACGCGGCGGTGAACTGCTGGAGGGCCTTGGCGGCCTCCGCCTTGGTGGCCGAGGGGAGCACTTCCTTCTCCCCGTGAACCACCACGCATCCGCTTGCCGTCAACGACAAAGCGGTCAGCGATGCCGCTATCAGTGCGCTCCGGTCAAGCCTGCGGAGCCTTCGAGGGCCGCGATCCCTGCTCATCAGGTGCCTTCACCTTCCCCTTCCCGGAGGCGAACCCTACCGGGGCGAGGAACAGCGCGAGCGTCGGGATCAGGTACAGCAGCCACACCGTGACCTGGAGGACGGTCGGGTCCGGCTGGAAGTTGAAGACGCCCTTCAGCAGGGTCCCGTACCAACTGGACGGATCGACGGTGTCGCTGATGTCGAACGCCTTGTCGCTCAGGCCCGGCACCCAGCGCGCCTCCTGCAGGTCGTGGACCCCGTACGCGAGCACGCCCGCCGCCACGACGACCAGCATGCCGCCGGTCCACGTGAAGAACTTGGCGAGGTTGATGCGCACGGCGCCGCGGTAGAAGAGCCAGCCCAGGGCGACCGCCGTGGCGATGCCGAGGGCGACGCCGATCAGCGGGCGCGGGGTGCCGTCGCCGGCCGCGCGCACCGACGCCCACACGAACAGGGCCGTCTCCAGGCCCTCCCGGCCGACGGCCAGGAACGCGGTCGCGACCAGCGCGCCCGTGCCCATCTGAAGGGCGGCGTCCAGTTTGCCGTGCAGCTCGGACTTGAGATGCCGGGCGGTGCGCCGCATCCAGAAGACCATCCACGTCACCAGGCCCACCGCGATGATCGACAGGGAGCCGCCGAGCGCCTCCTGTGCCTCGAACGTCAGCTCCTGGGAGCCGAATTCGAGCGCGCAGCCGAAGCCGAGCGCGAGGGCGAGGGCGACTCCGATGCCGATCCAGATGGGCTTCAGCGCGTCCCGGCGGTCGGTCTTGACCAGGTACGCGATGAGGATGCAGACGACGAGGCTCGCTTCCAGCCCCTCGCGCAGGCCGATCAGGTAGTTGGAGAACACGGGCTACGCCTCCTCGGAGAACAGCGTGCTGCCCCACCAGTCGTCCTTGTCGCGGACGCCGGGCGGGACCGCGAAGAGCGCCGAACCCACGTGCTGGATGTACTCGTTGAGCGAGTCGGGGGCCAGGTTGCGCTGGATCCGGATGAACCCGGTGCGCGGGTCACGCTGGTAGGCGAGGAAGAACAGGCCCGCATCGAGGCGGCCGAGGCCGTCGGTGCCGTCGGTGAAGGAGTAGCCGCGTCGCAGGATCGTCGCCCCGTCGTTGGAGTCGGGGTGCGCGAGCCGGACGTGCGCGTCCGGCAGCATCGCCTTCAGGAACGGCTTGTCGCGCTCCTTCGCCTTCCCGACCGGGGCGCCCTCGCCCTTGTCCCGGCCGATGATGTCCTCCTGCTCCTGGAGAGACGTGCGGTCCCAGGTCTCGATGTGCATTCGGATGCGACGCGCGACGAGGTAGGAGCCGCCGTTCAGCCACGCGGGACCCTCGGAGGGGTCCACCCACACGAACTTCTTCAGACGGTCCGTCTCCGTCCCCGCGATGTTGCGGGTGCCGTCCTTGAAGCCCATGAGGTTGCGCGGGGTCTGCTCCTCGGGGGTCGTGGACGAGGTCTTCCCGAAGCCCAGCTGGGACCAGCGGATGACGACCTTGCCGAAGCCGATGCGGGCCAGGTTGCGGATGGCGTGCACGGCGACCTGCGGGTCGTCCGCGCAGGCCTGGATGCACAGGTCGCCGCCGCTGCGGTTCCGGTCCAGGTTGTCGCCGGCGAACTTCGGCAGCTCGACGAGTGCTTCGGGGCGGGCGTCCGCGATGCCGAAGCTCTCGCCGTACTTCTCGAAGAGCGACGGCCCGAAGCCGATCGTCAGTGTCAGCCGCGACGGCTTCAGCCCCAGCGCCTCACCGGTGTCGTCCGGCGGCGCCTCGGCGAGACCGCCGAACCCGCCCTCGCCGACCGGCTGCCCGGCACTCATCCGGCGCGCGGCGGCCGTCCAGTCCTTGAGCATCCGCACGAACTCGGCCCGGTCGTCGGTCTTCACGTCGAACGCGGCGAAGTGCAGCCGGTCCTGCACCGGGGTGGCGATACCGGCCTGGTGGTCACCGTGGAAGGCGACGGCACCGCCTGCCGCCGCGCCGACCGGTTCCACGTCGTTGCCGGTGCGCGTCATGGCCACGGCACCGCCGGCCGCGACGGCACCGAGCGCGAGCCCGGCACCGCCCCAGCCGATCAGCGCACGCCGGGAGGGAGTGCCTTCGGTCGATTCCGTCATGGCGTTGTCCCTACTTGACGACGACGGCGGCGGCGAGCTTGGACAGCGGCTCGGCGAGGGCGTTGACACCGTCCGACAGCTCCTTGCGGTCTGCCTTGCCCACCTTGTCGTACGAGGTGAAGTCGTACGACGACTTGTCCGCCCGGTACTTGTCGAGCAGCGTGTCCAGTGCCGCGAACTGCTTGTCGAGCTCGGTGACCAGTGCCGGTTCGTTCTCCTGCGCGACCGGCTTCAGCAGCTCGTACGCCTTCTCGGCGCCTTCGACATTGGCCTTGAAGTCGACCAGGTCGGTGTGCGAGTAGCGCTCCTCCTCGCCGGTGACCTTGCCGGTGGCGACCTCGTCGAGCAGTTCCTTGGCGCCGTTGGCCATGGAGGTCGGGGTGATCTCGGCCTTGCCGACCCGCTTCTGCCAGTCCTTCAGGTCAGTGATCAGCTGGTCGGCGAGGGTCGTGTCCTCGGCGGTGAGCTTCTTGTCCTGCCAGAGGGACTTCTCCAGGCGGTGCCAGCCGGTCCACTTCTGGCCGTCCTCCAGGCCGTCCTCGCGGACGTCGACCTTCGGGTCGATGTCACCGAAGGACTCCGCGACCGGCTCGGTGCGCTCCCAGCCGATGCGGGAGGGGGCGTAGGCCTTCTTCGCGGCCTCGATGTCGCCGTCCTTGACCGCCTCGGCGAACGCCTCCGCCTTCGGCAGCGTCTCGTCGGCCTGCTCCTGCGCGTACTCGCGGTAGGCGGCGACGGCCTTGTCCAGCCGGGGGTCGCGCTTGGCGGCCGCGCCCTTGCCGGTGGCCTTGACGGTCTGCCGGATGCCGTCGCCCTTCATGCCGGGCTTGCAGGCGATGGTGTAGTCGCCCGCCTTCACCTCGGCGGTCACCGTCTGCTTGGTGCCGGGGCCTATGTTCTCGCGCTCGGTGACGATGCGGTCGTCCGGGAAGAGGATGTAGACCTCGGTGACCTTGGAACCCTTGTTCTCGATGGCGAGTTCGACGTGCCCGGCCGGGAACTCCTTCTTCGACACCTCGCACCTGTCG comes from the Streptomyces sp. NBC_00443 genome and includes:
- a CDS encoding multidrug effflux MFS transporter, with protein sequence MGDRGGPIQPAEPIPDVSQSAVPKTDRPPARSLRVTGWLVTLILGGLAATPPLAMDMYLPALPEVTGSLHAPAATVQLTLTACLAGMALGQLVVGPMSDRWGRRRPLLAGLAVYVVATALCALAPNIGFLVAFRLAQGLAGAAAIVIARAVVRDLYDGVAMARFFSTLMLISGVAPIVAPLIGGQVLRVTDWRGVFVVLTVVGVLLAALVWRRLPETLAPQDRHSGGVGEALRAMRGLLADGAFTGYVLAGGFAFAALFAYIAASPFVIQEIYGASPQTFSLLFGLNSVGLVIVGQINGKVLVGRVSLDRVLGAGLAVVTLAATALLLMSLGVFGEVGLVPVAAALFVLMSAMGVTLPNTQALALLRTKHAAGSASALLGTSSFLIGAIASPLVGIAGEDTAVPMAVVQLAAALVALACFMGLCRPWNSRAGAEGAES
- a CDS encoding bifunctional DNA primase/polymerase, coding for MSAELGRTGLQGKISQWLRGRRPKEAAGDGGREALLLAAAAVGLPLAPAAHPAGYRCSCDRVGCPTPARHPVSFAWQTQSTTDRAQIERWARHQPQANFITATGMVHDVMDVPVEAGLEALQRLLDAGIEVGPVAESDDGRLLFFTLTRGTPEDEDEWWPCELDCHPETMDEHPGLRWHCRGSYVLVPPAQLPGDQTVHWVRGLEHPLPDPLSLLEILTDACARYVGEEPDHVSAAWPLRRH
- the efeO gene encoding iron uptake system protein EfeO, which gives rise to MRPARLSVVTAAATVAALTAVTGCTEKGSSAGDDRVVGVTATDDRCEVSKKEFPAGHVELAIENKGSKVTEVYILFPDDRIVTERENIGPGTKQTVTAEVKAGDYTIACKPGMKGDGIRQTVKATGKGAAAKRDPRLDKAVAAYREYAQEQADETLPKAEAFAEAVKDGDIEAAKKAYAPSRIGWERTEPVAESFGDIDPKVDVREDGLEDGQKWTGWHRLEKSLWQDKKLTAEDTTLADQLITDLKDWQKRVGKAEITPTSMANGAKELLDEVATGKVTGEEERYSHTDLVDFKANVEGAEKAYELLKPVAQENEPALVTELDKQFAALDTLLDKYRADKSSYDFTSYDKVGKADRKELSDGVNALAEPLSKLAAAVVVK
- the efeB gene encoding iron uptake transporter deferrochelatase/peroxidase subunit; translated protein: MTESTEGTPSRRALIGWGGAGLALGAVAAGGAVAMTRTGNDVEPVGAAAGGAVAFHGDHQAGIATPVQDRLHFAAFDVKTDDRAEFVRMLKDWTAAARRMSAGQPVGEGGFGGLAEAPPDDTGEALGLKPSRLTLTIGFGPSLFEKYGESFGIADARPEALVELPKFAGDNLDRNRSGGDLCIQACADDPQVAVHAIRNLARIGFGKVVIRWSQLGFGKTSSTTPEEQTPRNLMGFKDGTRNIAGTETDRLKKFVWVDPSEGPAWLNGGSYLVARRIRMHIETWDRTSLQEQEDIIGRDKGEGAPVGKAKERDKPFLKAMLPDAHVRLAHPDSNDGATILRRGYSFTDGTDGLGRLDAGLFFLAYQRDPRTGFIRIQRNLAPDSLNEYIQHVGSALFAVPPGVRDKDDWWGSTLFSEEA
- the efeU gene encoding iron uptake transporter permease EfeU, with protein sequence MFSNYLIGLREGLEASLVVCILIAYLVKTDRRDALKPIWIGIGVALALALGFGCALEFGSQELTFEAQEALGGSLSIIAVGLVTWMVFWMRRTARHLKSELHGKLDAALQMGTGALVATAFLAVGREGLETALFVWASVRAAGDGTPRPLIGVALGIATAVALGWLFYRGAVRINLAKFFTWTGGMLVVVAAGVLAYGVHDLQEARWVPGLSDKAFDISDTVDPSSWYGTLLKGVFNFQPDPTVLQVTVWLLYLIPTLALFLAPVGFASGKGKVKAPDEQGSRPSKAPQA
- a CDS encoding DUF6243 family protein; protein product: MARGGGNMLGVGGTRRNLDRKALRGGDRGGRIGGVDTDAQKRELLRKFQERNAEQEDRTEVSREPQESEEAEEGERTS
- a CDS encoding TetR/AcrR family transcriptional regulator, with product MAAQKSAQPAPNSTRRSEKSRRAIYDAALALVGEVGYPRTTIEGIAARAGVGKQTIYRWWSSKADVLLEAFLDLSEQASRDAGPEYEFAIPDTGDLAADLKAVLRLTVDQLKDPSFEIPSRALAAEGVVNEELGRVFVAKLLAPSLQLYVDRVRAAQEAGQVRQDVDPRIALELWVSPLAQRWLQYTGPITYEYTDTLVDYALHGIAPRTR
- a CDS encoding serine hydrolase domain-containing protein, encoding MPSLEQPCGCGGSRELSAPRLRGDTPERAGLDPEEIRQLVREVHDLTTGSRPWAAGVVLVVGRGPYLAVEEAVGWAVRYASYDGEKDAGVELPPEAQVPMTTSTPFDLASLTKLFTSVAAVQQIERGTLGIDARVGAYLPDFRAAARHDVTVRQLLTHTSGMRPELPLYDCADDAARLERLRAEPPVGVPGTYCYSDLNLLLLQHVLERITGRTLDVLIHDGITRPLGMTSTHFGPCPGAAATEDQRRPWAKADRGMLRGVVHDENAWALGGVAGHAGLFATGRDLAVFCRALLSGGAYGPARILGPDFVELLLSEPGLGFAVDQPWFMGELAGRGAAGHTGFTGTSLVVDPVTDTFVVLLANAVHPRRRAADSRPRARVGTRVARAVRGL
- a CDS encoding small ribosomal subunit Rsm22 family protein, translating into MNDPVSPADALRGSLATLLDGLPPRQAAQAVERLIASYRGATPTDAPILRDRADVAAYAAYRMPATFEAVHSALEAFARAVPDWTPGSHTDVGGGTGAATWAVTATWPGERSVTVLDWAEPALQTGREIAAANPALQQARWQRARIGSALTLDPIDLVTVSYVLNELTAPDRTTLLDTVASAAQAVVIVEPGTPDGYARVIEARDHLIGAGFRIAAPCPHSAGCPIVPGTDWCHFSARVSRSSLHRQIKGGSLAYEDEKFSYVAATRLPVAPAPARIVRKPQIRKGQVLLDLCETEPALRRTTVTKRHGDLYKAARDAHWGDEWPPAAD